The Cyprinus carpio isolate SPL01 chromosome B19, ASM1834038v1, whole genome shotgun sequence DNA window ATGGAGCCCAAATGGAAATTTTGCTTATCAGATTTTTTAATAATCAGTCTACATGTAGTGATATTCTCCTGTACTTCATGACCCCACTGGTGGCTATCAGTCAAAACTTCACACACAAAGAAAATCATTATGCTTTATTATCTTTACAGATAAGTTCAGCACTTATAACTTAGTGTCATATCTATATAGAGTAATGACAGAATACTGTATCTGTAGTGTTTGTGTATTGATCAGATTAAGcagaaagaaattcagaaacGTATAATATGGAATAATACCAAAATTTGTGCAGTTGGATCAGTAAAAAGTACTTTTGGTGGTGTAACCTAATGTATACAGATTGATTTAGTCATATAAAACTTCAACAGAGGCAGTAAATTTGACACAAAGTACATAAACATTTTGGGAATGGCTTTAATCACAGTGTCTGTGTTTTCTAGGGTTTGGATATCCAATATCCGATCAGTCTGAAGCATCAAGCAATCCCCCTGCTCTCAAACGGGTCCGTACCAAACGCTGCTCCTGTAGCAGCTGGTCAGACAATGAGTGCATCTATTTCTGCCATTTGGACATCATCTGGGTCAACACACCAAAGTGAGTACATCTTAGATGATGAAGGGTGAATGTAGGgaatagaaaatgatttataAGAATTGGAATCCATAATATGTTATTGCTATCACCTGTAGGGGTCTAAATATGACTCCGTGTTTGCATTTGTCCGCTCACAGTTCTCTGTTAACCCTCTCCCTCTCGTCTCATTACAGTAAGATCACTCCTTTCGGTCTGGGAAGCCCTCTGTCCCGTCGCCGGCGCTCCACGGGCCGCTGTGAATGCGCCAATCCCGCCGACCGGACCTGCTCCAGTTTCTGTCACAGCAGGTGAGCTCAGACTCTGAAGATGAAAATGTCCTGGTTTCGTCAGTCGCGGATGCCGTAGGCAGCCATGTGTGACCTGCGGAGATCAGGGCAGCTTGTGTGGGGGGTTTAGCAAGCTCTGATACGCATGCTCTTTTCTGAGATGAAAGCAAATAAGGGAGTGAATGAGAAACCGTCTAACGACTAAAGCACTTATGAGTCATGAGTCACCTATTTTTGGACAAGTTTAATAGCATCTGAAGATTCCTGTGGTTGTTCAGGGATGGCATTAGCCCTTGTATTTATGTGTGAGAGACATTTAGATCTGGTTTCACAAGAGCAAgtcactattattttattattattattttaatcttttgtacCATAGCTTTCTAACACGTACGGCCAGTCAAAGTTTGGACACATCTGAATGACCAAAGTTTTAACTGCTGAATTCAGTATGTAACCTTATTCTCAAATTTTATTTAGTTCAGAAAATCCAGATATGGAGATTGTGACCCAATCTGAAGACCAGTCAAATCACATTGGCAAAACTAGCGATTACTTACTGTCATCTCTCAGGTAAATCATTGTCTatcaacataaacacatttagtaCATGCTTTTTTGCGTCAGTGAACACAAAATATCCTGCTTTGGGGctaaactacattttattttcatttgcaggAAGGCGATTAAATACAACTTAACGACAGCCTCACGAACAGCTTCAACCAAGAAGAAATCCAGACTCAGGAATCTCTTGATCAGTTAGAGAGGGATGAGGTGACGGTCGTCTGATGGAGCGCCTGAACAAAGTCCTGGATGAAGAGGATCTGCCTCGTGAGAAGAGGATGGATTGACTGAGTTCAAGACCGAGCTGAACTGCTGAGGCACAAACCCTCGGGTACTTCAGCTGAAGAGGAGCAGAACGGTCTGTTCACCAGAGTAAACAATGATTTAGGTggtgaaaagaagaaaagatcACCTTCTGCACCAGTGAAATGGTGACATTTCCGAATGAGTGAGTTAAAAACAGCAGAAGTACTGCAAACATCATTTAAGTTTGCCATCTGGGAAATAATGTGGGAAAGGTGAAACCCCTTTACCCCTGCCTGAAAGACTTTAGATACTGTTTAATCTCTATTCttgacactgattttttttttgtcctttatttattagGTTTTCTCTGTATCagagtttaattttattatctatttatttacgtatttatttttcttttatttgcaaaTGAATGTGTCTGATGCTTTCTGTGATCAACTGCTCAAGAAAGTGTCCAAATGttttcacgaaaaaaaaaaaaaagaagccgtgaggaatgttgttgttttttttttttttttttttttttttttatggctctTACTTCCCCCCCTTTTTTCCTAATTTTCCCTTCAGTGAAGGCGGAAATATTTATTGCATACTTCCAGTGGCGTGTTCAGATACCAGCCGATTCAGTTTCAATAGCTCAAAGCTTGCCAAAAAATGCTGTTAAGTAAAACCCGGCTGCTACTGTCTGCCGGCTccattatataaatactgtactaGCTACTGTGTAGAATTCCCATTACTGCCTCGATTAAATACAATCTGTTCATGACTACTTTAATTATACAACCAGAGTTTTGACTCTTGTAAAATATGCACTTAGATCTGCTGTACCTGTTCTTGTTTTCTTCTTGTGAAGGAAAGGACTATTAGTTACTCATAGATACTTGAATGTTTAAACTTGAAACACTGCTTGCAACCAGCTGTCAATTtgttaacttatttaatttattgaatgaaatttatttttgtattattgtatctataaataaacaatatactaCCGAATAACAAAGAAGTCTGTATTGAACTACTCTGTCTTCTGTGTTGTTGAATCAGTCATGTTCAGATGTGTAAAATATAACACTGCACTTCTTGTTAAACATTAAACTCCTCAacagtacattacattttacaaaccTGCCTCAAAAACGAATCTAACACAATCCCATAATGGCCAGTGACTTCATGCATAATTTGTTCGATCCACTTGTGTGGGTTGTAAATGTATGAGCAATACACTTTCGATTAGGAAGGTTCTGTGTGCTCTATTATGTATTTTCTGGGGTGTGTATAAATTATGGCAATCTTATTGTCAGCAAAATCACATCAGGCAAATTTATGGAATGTGCACCCATACATAAACGATATTTACAGTTGCACATATTTGGATATCTTATGTGACTTCTGCTTACATATATGTCATGTTATTGCTCAGCCAATGTCATATTTCATACAATTTAGATGCCCTTGATGAATGTAGAACTTCGGAGAACTGCGAATTCCACATGTCCATCCGGACAGGTGCACAACATACTTTCTCAAAAGTCAGCAGAGAGGTTAGCTGTAGGTGAGGCCAGA harbors:
- the LOC109071605 gene encoding endothelin-2-like; this encodes MACSLWTAVFISVTLCVLQQGFGYPISDQSEASSNPPALKRVRTKRCSCSSWSDNECIYFCHLDIIWVNTPNKITPFGLGSPLSRRRRSTGRCECANPADRTCSSFCHSSSENPDMEIVTQSEDQSNHIGKTSDYLLSSLRKAIKYNLTTASRTASTKKKSRLRNLLIS